From the Cryptomeria japonica chromosome 2, Sugi_1.0, whole genome shotgun sequence genome, one window contains:
- the LOC131869516 gene encoding uncharacterized protein LOC131869516 → MSKTEIKNVILSFKIGKSLGVYGLPIEFYKTNMASVVDDLFDVYSDTNRTGTPESEEVGEELETEEAERPKDEREDRFLRAVAQASRVHKVEVLNFSKMLNPKDLIDWIEELEDYFEFEDIKDPQRVQLAYIEESYQYALKVEEKGMERSCMVNEELEGGVIGTECAPEQGESLMFKRVLVEHSNEDTGSTERRSLFRTVCKSGNKCCKVIVDTGSTRNLVSEEMNFDTASWERISPPLGAYESFKENKVQIGDKNINKDKQVVIVEEQGEDDEQQGKEDEKHNKDEGQQGDEDEQHDGEENQDDVEEEDQDENVDED, encoded by the exons ATGTCTAAAACTGAGATTAAGAATGTCATTCTGTCATTTAAGATTGGGAAGTCTCTTGGAGTTTATGGCCTCCCAATTGAATTCTACAAAACTAATATGGCATCGGTGGTAGATGATCTATTTGATGTTTACAGTGATACAAACAGGACTGGTACTCCAG AGTCTGAGGAAGTTGGTGAAGAGCTTGAGACAGAGGAAGCAGagagaccaaaagatgaaagagaggatagATTTctgagagcagtggcacaagcgagtagagttcataaagtggaggttttaAACTTTTCCAAAATGCTGAACCcaaaggatctgattgattggattgaaGAGTTGGaagattactttgagtttgaggatattaaggacccGCAGAGAGTCCAATTGGCATACA TTGAAGAATCTTatcaatatgctttgaaggttgaagagaag ggaatggaaAGAAGTTGCATGGTTAATGAGGAACTAGAAGGAGGAGTTATTGGAACTGAGTgtgcaccggagcaaggagaatcccttatgttcaaaagagtcCTGGTGGAGCATAGCAATGAAGATACTGGATCTACTGAGAGGAGGAGTCTTTTCCGAACTGTATGCAAATCAGGCaataagtgttgcaaggttattgtggatactggGAGTACTcgtaatttggtatctgaggagatg AATTTTGATACCGCTAGTTGGGAAAGGATCTCCCCTCCTCTAGGTGCCTATGAGTCATTCAAAGAAAACAAGGTACAAATAGGAGACAAAAACATAAATAAAGATAAACAAGTGGTAATTGTCGAGGAACAAGGTGAAGATGACGAGCAACaaggaaaagaagatgaaaaacatAATAAAGATGAGGGACAACAAGGAGATGAAGATGAGCAACATGATGGTGAAGAAAATCAGGATGACGTTGAAGAAGAGGATCAAgatgaaaatgttgatgaagactaA